A region of Planktomarina temperata RCA23 DNA encodes the following proteins:
- a CDS encoding DUF6538 domain-containing protein yields the protein MLATKSNSYTFQKDGIWYFSRRVPADLRRHYRTGRIAYSLRTKSVRDARIRAMSDAAKLDRHWHILRISSDDLPGKHLLTDAVQAPVAELAAKEHSLKDAVAVYLRLKGDDRPPTFEAAVRRSCGYLIDCCGMKALKDYLRSDATKFRDYLFAKGLNGASVARIFGTVRAVINLALSEFGLAIVNPFSNVYFNQREGVKKRLPVKPDDIKRVQAECYKADDEMRWLVALVADTGIRLAEGAGLLRSDFITKDDILCVSIKPHPWRSLKTASSERVIPLVGSAKWAAERMLEQPNSSQFAFPKYNNGQRTSANSASAALNKWLKGKIGEGYTMHSFRHSMRDRLRAVECPSDIIDQIGGWLTQGVGASYGEGYSPTNMQKWLLLS from the coding sequence ATGCTGGCAACCAAATCTAATAGTTATACGTTCCAAAAAGATGGAATCTGGTATTTCTCCCGTAGAGTACCTGCTGATTTACGGCGGCATTATAGAACAGGCAGAATTGCTTATTCTTTGAGGACTAAGTCTGTCAGGGATGCCCGTATTAGGGCGATGAGTGATGCTGCTAAGTTAGATAGGCATTGGCATATCCTGCGGATCTCTTCTGATGATTTACCAGGCAAGCATTTGCTCACTGACGCTGTGCAGGCGCCCGTCGCTGAGCTTGCTGCCAAAGAGCATTCCCTAAAAGACGCTGTGGCTGTCTATCTACGTTTAAAGGGGGATGATCGCCCGCCTACCTTTGAAGCTGCTGTACGGCGTTCCTGCGGCTACCTGATTGATTGCTGCGGCATGAAGGCCTTGAAAGATTACCTTCGATCCGATGCTACCAAGTTCCGTGATTATCTATTCGCTAAGGGATTAAATGGGGCTTCTGTGGCAAGGATCTTTGGTACAGTCAGGGCTGTTATAAACTTAGCCCTGAGTGAGTTTGGGCTAGCAATCGTCAACCCGTTCTCAAACGTCTACTTCAACCAAAGAGAAGGGGTAAAGAAGCGGCTGCCTGTGAAGCCTGATGATATCAAGAGGGTACAAGCTGAGTGTTATAAGGCTGATGATGAAATGCGCTGGCTGGTAGCCTTAGTCGCAGACACTGGCATCAGGTTGGCTGAGGGTGCTGGGCTCTTACGCTCCGACTTCATCACTAAGGACGATATCCTATGCGTAAGCATCAAACCTCACCCTTGGCGCTCATTAAAGACAGCTAGCAGTGAGCGAGTAATACCTTTGGTAGGCTCAGCTAAGTGGGCCGCAGAACGAATGCTTGAACAACCCAATAGCAGTCAGTTTGCATTCCCTAAATACAACAACGGTCAGAGAACGAGTGCTAACTCTGCCAGCGCTGCCCTGAACAAGTGGCTGAAAGGTAAGATTGGCGAGGGCTATACTATGCACAGCTTCCGTCACTCCATGCGAGACAGGCTAAGGGCGGTTGAGTGTCCTAGCGACATCATAGATCAGATTGGTGGATGGCTTACCCAAGGAGTAGGAGCATCGTATGGAGAAGGCTACAGTCCAACGAATATGCAAAAGTGGCTGCTGCTTAGTTGA